In Tetrapisispora phaffii CBS 4417 chromosome 6, complete genome, a single genomic region encodes these proteins:
- the RFC1 gene encoding replication factor C subunit 1 (similar to Saccharomyces cerevisiae RFC1 (YOR217W); ancestral locus Anc_8.637) has protein sequence MVSITDFFVKGNAKGAARKKKNDDGGDTKKTTIDIIDLDDSDLDIAEVKSPVKRESIVIDTPPSVKKQIDKVIKKEEKPPSKVPVKNKSSNASVTAADVLATIPSVDLSEVHIKENVKFDFRAAAISGDSEVSTQGDFPEGQDNCLLGLTVVFTGVLPTMERGAAENIARRYGAKVTKSISGKTSFVVLGDEAGPKKVEKIRQLKVKAINEDGFRKLIAGMPADGGDGDAAEKARLKKQQEEARVLKEANEMAEEAEEKELKIKQARLSGDFVKREDLIREQDKLWTVKYAPTNTNQICGNKSSVNKLKNWLINWEASKASNFKSPGRDGSGIFRAAMLYGPPGIGKTTAAHLIAKDLGYDILEQNASDVRSKSLLNAGVKNALDNMSVVGYFKNKDDVNDVNGKKFVIVMDEVDGMSGGDRGGVGILAQFCRKTSTPLILICNERNQPKMRPFDRVCLDVQFRRPDANSLKARLMTIAVREKFKLDPNVIDKLVQATRGDIRQIINLLSTISKTSKNIDHTNISEISKSWEKNIALKPFDIVHQMLSGRIYSDLGANTFTLNDKIALYFDDFDFTPLMVQENYLSTRPSVLKPNESHLEAVAQAADAISLGDLVERNIRSSEQLWGLLPLHAVLSSVLPSSKVAGQFAGRVNFTGWLGQNSKRNKYYRLLQELQYHTRLSTSSNKISLRLEYMSTFKHRLLDPILKDGSDGIPSVISLMDDYYLTKEDWDYIMEFMVGPESTDLLLKKIPSTVKSGFTRKYNSTTHPVAIYRAGVSTTGSTTTVKPDFEDVVDADDSVPATDDTEDGKDDDLKKDKLIKQKKAPVKRKASSTATKKGAAKKKKA, from the coding sequence ATGGTTAGTATTACTGACTTTTTTGTTAAAGGTAACGCCAAAGGTGCTGCcaggaagaagaagaacgATGATGGTGGTGACACGAAAAAAACAACTATCGATATAATCGATCTCGATGACAGTGACTTGGACATTGCTGAAGTGAAATCTCCAGTTAAACGTGAGAGCATCGTAATTGATACTCCTCCATCTGTTAAGAAACAAATCGATAAAGTGATCAAGAAGGAAGAAAAGCCACCATCTAAGGTCCCagtaaaaaataaatcatcgAATGCATCAGTTACCGCAGCAGACGTTTTGGCTACAATCCCATCTGTTGATTTATCAGAGGTTCATATTAAGGAAAAtgttaaatttgattttcGTGCAGCTGCTATTTCTGGTGATTCAGAGGTGAGCACTCAGGGTGATTTTCCTGAAGGTCAGGATAATTGTCTATTAGGACTAACTGTTGTCTTTACTGGTGTTCTACCAACGATGGAGCGTGGTGCAGCAGAAAATATAGCAAGAAGATATGGTGCGAAGGTTACTAAATCTATATCCGGTAAGACCTCTTTCGTTGTATTGGGTGATGAAGCAGGTCCAAAGAAAGTAGAAAAAATTAGACAACTTAAAGTTAAGGCCATCAATGAGGATGGTTTCAGGAAATTAATAGCCGGTATGCCTGCAGACGGTGGAGATGGTGACGCTGCTGAGAAGGCAAGATTAAAGAAGCAGCAAGAAGAAGCGCGGGTGTTGAAAGAAGCAAATGAAATGGCTGAAGAGGCTGAAGAGAAGgaattgaaaattaaaCAAGCAAGGTTATCTGGTGATTTTGTTAAGAGAGAAGACTTGATTAGAGAACAAGACAAACTTTGGACAGTCAAATATGCCCCAACAAATACGAATCAAATATGTGGTAATAAATCGAGTGTTAATAAGCTTAAAAATTGGTTAATCAATTGGGAAGCTTCAAAAGcatcaaattttaagaGTCCAGGTAGAGATGGATCTGGTATTTTTAGAGCAGCCATGCTATATGGTCCACCGGGTATAGGTAAAACCACAGCCGCTCACCTCATTGCTAAAGACTTAGGttatgatattttagaacAAAATGCTTCTGATGTACGTTCTAAATCACTGTTAAATGCAGGCGTTAAGAACGCCCTTGATAATATGTCTGTTGTTGgttattttaaaaacaaagatGATGTAAATGATGTGAACGGTaaaaaatttgtaattGTGATGGATGAAGTTGACGGTATGAGTGGTGGTGATAGGGGTGGCGTGGGTATACTAGCTCAATTCTGTCGTAAGACTTCTACACCATTGATCTTGATTTGTAATGAGAGAAATCAACCTAAAATGAGGCCATTTGATAGAGTTTGTTTAGACGTTCAGTTTAGAAGACCTGATGCAAATAGTCTAAAAGCAAGATTGATGACAATTGCAGTAagagaaaaatttaaactAGATCCTAATGTGATTGATAAATTAGTCCAAGCTACTAGAGGTGATATAAgacaaattattaatttactTTCAACAATATCTAAAACCtctaaaaatattgatcacacaaatatttcagaaatatcaaaatcttGGGAAAAGAATATAGCTTTAAAGCCTTTTGATATTGTTCATCAAATGTTAAGTGGTAGAATATATTCCGATCTAGGGGCTAATACATTTACACTAAACGATAAAAttgcattatattttgatgattttgattttacACCATTAATGGTTCAAGAAAATTACTTAAGTACAAGACCGTCAGTGTTAAAACCGAATGAAAGTCATTTGGAAGCAGTTGCCCAGGCTGCTGATGCTATATCTTTGGGTGATCTTGTAGAAAGAAATATTCGTTCAAGTGAACAACTATGGGGTTTATTACCATTACACGCTGTATTATCCTCGGTACTGCCTTCATCTAAAGTTGCCGGTCAGTTTGCCGGCAGAGTTAATTTTACTGGTTGGTTGGGCCAAAATTCTAAACGTAATAAGTATTACAGATTATTACAAGAATTGCAATATCATACACGTCTAAGTACATCCTCGAATAAGATCAGCCTTAGGTTAGAATATATGTCAACATTTAAACATAGACTACTGGATCCGATATTGAAAGATGGATCAGACGGTATACCATCTGTTATTTCTTTGATGgatgattattatttaacaaaaGAAGATTGGGATTACATCATGGAATTCATGGTCGGACCTGAATCCACAGATTTGTTACTGAAAAAAATTCCAAGTACAGTTAAGAGTGGTTTTACAAGAAAGTACAATAGTACTACACACCCTGTTGCCATTTATAGAGCAGGTGTCAGTACAACTGGTAGTACAACAACAGTGAAACCTGATTTTGAAGACGTGGTGGATGCAGATGATTCTGTACCAGCAACTGATGATACCGAGGACGGAAAGGACGACGatttaaagaaagataaattaatcAAGCAGAAAAAAGCACCTGTCAAGAGAAAAGCATCATCCACAGCTACCAAGAAAGGAGCTgccaaaaagaaaaaggCATAG
- the TPHA0F03240 gene encoding uncharacterized protein (similar to Saccharomyces cerevisiae YOR220W; ancestral locus Anc_8.640), which produces MAVLKSQILITDIPKATFSSDWSAKLKSSIFEEHFPEAVRNLQYYTPLQFLNRIVIILDDETVATKIYEYLRTEKLILNLNAKLYLTENLTKPRSKSSSQVGLDMPLSDDFLNLRVDPNSSAKQPGEDGAFAKPLLSIDTDPSHTGISTASLQVGSPSLSPDKSCIGSPTLLKFSDDDQKLHSYQEPLPKLNDINKLETATSNSSSNLNIRKNKDSSEPMSPSITIKDYL; this is translated from the coding sequence ATGGCAGTATTGAAGTCTCAAATCTTAATCACCGATATACCAAAGGCTACCTTTTCCTCTGATTGGTCTGCCAAGCTGAAAAGTTCTATATTTGAGGAACATTTTCCAGAAGCTGTGAGAAACTTACAGTATTACACACctttacaatttttaaatagaaTTGTAATTATATTGGATGATGAGACAGTGGCGACTAAAATATATGAGTATCTAAGGACTGAAAaactaatattaaatttaaatgcAAAACTTTATTTGACTGAGAATTTGACAAAACCACGTTCAAAATCTTCTTCGCAGGTTGGCCTAGATATGCCACTTTCTGATGactttttgaatttgagAGTTGATCCTAATTCTAGTGCTAAACAACCTGGCGAAGATGGAGCTTTTGCAAAACCATTACTATCGATAGATACAGATCCTTCACATACTGGTATTAGTACTGCATCTCTTCAAGTTGGTAGTCCATCACTTTCCCCAGATAAATCGTGCATTGGCTCACCAACTTTACTTAAATTTTCAGATGATGATCAAAAATTGCATTCCTATCAAGAACCTCTGCCTAAATTAAATGACATAAACAAACTAGAAACAGCTACCTCAAATTCATCTTCCAATTTGAATAtcagaaaaaataaagattcATCTGAGCCAATGAGTCCCTCTATTACCATTAAGGATTATTTATGA
- the COX11 gene encoding Cox11p (similar to Saccharomyces cerevisiae COX11 (YPL132W); ancestral locus Anc_8.641), translating to MLRVQSCSLKILRSQNLSKISRNYSFGRISVDNLLKGKCVLSTVGNNHLYSKIRLYSSNVENTNSTPFDTSKLTREELMNLYRTQRAKKQKFRDRTVAYYATSIAVVFLGLAYAAVPLYRAICARTGFGGIPITDRRKFTDDKMVPVDSDKRIRISFTSEVSKMLPWKFQPQQREVYVLPGETALAFYKAKNESDKDIIGMATYSITPGGAAPYFNKIQCFCFEEQKLGKGEEVDMPVFFFIDPDFATDPQMRNIDDIVLHYSFFKAHYSDGGAVSENDEPMTEGQKAHATLIAPPTNLVIDSVVENE from the coding sequence ATGTTAAGGGTTCAGAGCTGTTCCTTGAAGATACTAAGATCCCAAAATCTTTCGAAGATCTCACGGAATTACAGTTTTGGAAGAATAAGCgttgataatttattaaaaggGAAGTGTGTTTTAAGTACTGTGGGGAACAATCATCTATATTCCAAGATAAGACTTTACTCTTCTAATGTTGAAAATACTAATAGTACACCATTTGACACCTCTAAGTTAACAAGAGAAGAGCTCATGAATTTATATAGAACACAGAGAGCCAAAAAGCAAAAGTTTAGGGATAGAACCGTTGCATATTATGCCACAAGCATAGCAGTTGTATTTCTTGGTTTGGCCTATGCTGCCGTTCCGCTTTATAGAGCAATTTGTGCTCGTACTGGGTTTGGTGGTATTCCAATTACAGATAGGCGTAAATTCACAGATGATAAGATGGTCCCAGTTGATAGTgataaaagaattagaatttCCTTTACCAGTGAAGTTTCCAAGATGTTGCCATGGAAATTTCAGCCTCAACAACGTGAAGTATATGTTTTACCAGGTGAAACTGCACTTGCTTTCTACAAAGCAAAAAATGAAAGTGACAAAGATATTATAGGTATGGCAACTTACAGTATAACTCCAGGTGGAGCAGCACCATATTTCAACAAAATTCaatgtttttgttttgaagaacaaaaattaGGGAAAGGAGAAGAGGTTGATATGCctgttttcttcttcatcgaTCCAGATTTTGCAACTGATCCGCAAATGAGAAATATTGACGATATTGTTTTACActattcattttttaaagcaCATTATTCAGATGGTGGTGCTGTCAGCGAGAATGATGAACCAATGACAGAGGGACAGAAAGCTCATGCCACTTTGATTGCCCCACCAACTAACTTGGTGATTGATTCAGTAGtagaaaatgaataa
- the RDS2 gene encoding gluconeogenesis transcription factor RDS2 (similar to Saccharomyces cerevisiae RDS2 (YPL133C); ancestral locus Anc_8.642), which yields MVKPKRRKRSHPSCMFCKRSHVTCDGERPCSRCVSRKISVLCVKSDNDRVSESPSVNNNDTNMHDDNFNKSSINSGNVNNNLIPAGHGMQTNGGFDALPSDMSNFEIQDSNLSANYLFKFLPTNQFASENAGSEFSSLNDFLNMLEDPIFLNDSNFQNIDNTTNYESNEIGISRSINAEIGPSNKEPVNQSTTSVSNSASNQNPRRSQKNTEEYRYPVGVTKFRFHSGVDLDSSPNSNYNKNKATVNRRLGVNNTPNEHFFLTAADPVAEVSPEEKLRLVINAKMEAGLLKPYDYAAGYKRLQLYMDRYMNQESKLRILKPLSIIRPAFRAIAKSLKDMDLILIEERFERMLLSYDRVFTSMSIPACLWRRTGEIYRGNKEFASLVGCTVDQLREGNLAIYELMSEESAVNFWEKYGAIAFDKSQKAVLTSCNLRTLDTRKKRSCCFSFTIRRDMYNMPTCIIGNFIPVSP from the coding sequence ATGGTGAAACctaaaagaagaaaaagatcaCACCCTTCGTGTATGTTTTGTAAAAGATCTCATGTCACCTGTGATGGTGAGAGACCATGTTCAAGATGTGTGAGTAGAAAGATATCGGTATTGTGTGTGAAGTCAGATAATGACCGTGTGAGTGAGTCTCCGAgtgtaaataataatgacacTAATATGCATGAcgataattttaataaatcatcaatAAATTCAGGAAATGTCAATAACAATCTCATACCTGCGGGACATGGTATGCAAACTAATGGTGGATTTGATGCATTGCCTTCAGATATGtctaattttgaaatacaAGATAGTAACTTAAGCGCCAACTACctcttcaaatttttacCAACGAATCAATTTGCTTCAGAGAATGCTGGCTCAGAATTTAGCTCTCTGaatgattttttgaatatgttGGAGGACCCTATATTCTTGAACGACTCTAACTTCCAAAACATTGACAATACGACGAATTACGAAAGTAATGAGATAGGAATATCCAGATCCATTAATGCAGAAATAGGACCTTCAAATAAGGAACCTGTAAATCAATCAACTACCAGTGTTTCAAATTCAGCAAGTAATCAAAATCCTAGGCGATCACAGAAAAATACTGAAGAGTATCGATACCCAGTTGGTGTAACAAAATTCAGATTCCACTCTGGTGTAGATTTGGATAGCTCTCCAAACTCCAACTATAATAAGAACAAGGCGACTGTAAATAGAAGGTTAGGTGTTAACAATACACCTAATGAGCATTTCTTTCTGACTGCAGCGGACCCTGTTGCAGAAGTTTCACCTGAAGAAAAGCTAAGGTTAGTCATTAACGCAAAGATGGAAGCTGGTCTTTTGAAGCCTTATGACTACGCAGCAGGGTACAAAAGATTACAACTGTATATGGATAGGTACATGAATCAAGAATCAAAATTACGTATTTTAAAACCGTTATCTATTATTCGCCCTGCGTTTCGAGCCATTgcaaaatcattaaaagaTATGGATTTGATACTGATTGAAGAAAGGTTTGAGAGAATGTTACTTTCGTATGATCGAGTCTTCACATCAATGAGTATTCCAGCTTGTCTTTGGAGAAGAACAGGTGAAATATATAGGGGTAACAAAGAGTTTGCATCATTGGTCGGTTGTACAGTGGATCAATTAAGAGAAGGTAACTTAGCAATTTATGAGCTTATGTCTGAAGAAAGTGCTGTGAATTTTTGGGAAAAATATGGAGCCATCGCATTTGACAAAAGTCAAAAAGCAGTACTAACAAGTTGTAATTTGAGAACCTTAGATACTAGGAAGAAAAGATCCTGTTGTTTTAGTTTCACAATACGAAGAGATATGTATAATATGCCAACATGCATAATAGGTAATTTCATACCTGTCTCCCCATAG